A single window of Aspergillus flavus chromosome 4, complete sequence DNA harbors:
- a CDS encoding MFS sugar transporter: MGTFGSQTSTYNKLVAIFVAVGSMTYGYCSSIISSTIGQPGWYTYFDLPQEGEPGYASITTPAISTANGVFSAGGAVGTLFIMWSCDYFGRKVNIQLGAFFSMFGGALQGGANSLKMFQAGRFVCGLGIGILVTVCPMYLSEMSSAFRRGWLVGHHAIFLVFGYMLAGWVGYACYFAEGELGSFGWRFPLCLQCLPAIVLLLGSPWLPRSPRWLISKGKHEEAKIVLQKLRQSPDDPDNLVAKEEYFQTAEQIRLEAERLSTYGNVWNAVLRKKSYRKRMAIGFLTQWGAEFGGPLIINNYAVLLYTNLGMTGGMPLLLSAVWLTTAGKRIWLFEECTLTASPGVLYNPLGAWLHDKVNSRRGMYITGFVGIIISTSCLAAMTSEYAGTTNRVGNGFGIFFIYLYLAFQGTFCDTTMYLYVSEIFPTEIRPIGMGFSLFGQFAATLILLQTAPMGFNNAGWKYYLVIICWSAVFIPVIYYFFPETARLTLEEIAKNFGEEVAVHVTDATDEEKAQLERDLAAKSDSSEPAGSVKGVETGNKSATEGAHEAPRIE; the protein is encoded by the exons ATGGGTACGTTCGGGTCCCAGACCAGCACTTATAACAAACTGGTCGCTATTTTCGTCGCTGTTGGTTCAATG ACCTATGGCTATTGCTCCTCAATCATCTCCAGTACGATCGGTCAACCAGGGTGGTATACCTACTTTGATCTTCCACAAGAGGGTGAGCCGGGATATGCTTCGATTACGACACCAGCCATTTCCACCGCCAATGGCGTCTTCAGTGCTGGAGGTGCTGTTGGCACACTATTCATAATGTGGTCTTGCGATTACTTTGGTCGAAAGGTCAATATTCAGTTGGGTGCTTTCTTTTCGATGTTTGGAGGTGCGCTTCAGGGAGGCGCGAACTCTCTCAA AATGTTCCAAGCCGGTCGGTTCGTGTGTGGTCTTGGAATCGGTATCCTCGTGACTGTTTGTCCCATGTATCTGTCCGAGATGTCGAGTGCTTTCCGTCGTGGTTGGCTGGTCGGTCATCATGCGATCTTCCTGGTTTTCGGTTACATGCTTGCTGGCTGGGTCGGTTATGCATGCTACTTTGCTGAAGGAGAATTGGGCAGTTTCGGCTGGAGGTTTCCTCTGTGTCTTCAGTGCCTGCCAGCGATAGTGCTGCTCCTTGGATCACCATGGCTTCCTCGTTCCCCTCGGTGGCTTATTTCCAAAGGGAAGCACGAGGAAGCTAAGATTGTGCTTCAGAAGCTTCGCCAGTCACCAGATGATCCCGACAACCTAGTTGCTAAGGAGGAATATTTTCAGACAGCGGAGCAGATCCGCCTCGAAGCGGAGAGGCTATCCACTTATGGCAACGTGTGGAACGCAGTTTTACGGAAGAAGTCGTATAGAAAGCGAATGGCAATCGGCTTCCTCACTCAATGGGGTGCTGAATTCGGTGGGCCATTGATCATT AACAACTATGCTGTCCTTCTATACACCAATCTTGGAATGACTGGGGGCATGCCTTTGCTTCTAAGTGCTGTTTGGCTGACTACAGCTGGTAAGAGGATATGGTTGTTCGAAGAATGTACACTGACAGCATCACCAGGTGTTTTATACAACCCTCTTGGCGCCTGGCTTCATGACAAGGTCAACTCACGTCGTGGCATGTACATCACTGGCTTTGTTGGCATTATCATCTCCACCTCATGCTTGGCTGCAATGACGTCCGAGTATGCAGGCACCACGAACAGGGTCGGAAACGGATTTGGAATTTTCTTCATTTATCTCTACTTGGCTTTCCAGGG AACCTTCTGCGACACCACTATGTACCTCTATGTCTCTGAGATTTTCCCGACCGAAATCCGCCCAATTGGCATGGGATTCTCGCTTTTCGGACAATTTGCTG CCACCCTCATTTTACTACAAACAGCCCCTATGGGTTTCAACAATGCTGGTTGGAAATACTATCTGGTTATCATCTGCTGGTCAGCTGTTTTCATTCCAG TGATCTATTACTTCTTCCCCGAGACTGCGCGGTTGACACTCGAGGAAATTGCAAAGAactttggagaagaagttgcTGTTCACGTCACTGATGCGACcgacgaggagaaggcccAGCTCGAGCGGGACCTAGCCGCGAAATCTGACAGCTCCGAGCCTGCTGGTTCGGTCAAGGGTGTTGAAACTGGCAATAAGTCAGCAACAGAGGGAGCTCACGAGGCGCCAAGGATTGAATGA
- a CDS encoding glutathione S-transferase yields MSSFYTDKTPDPVKNAKGIHLITSLTPNGRKVHILLEELKDVYGLEWTTSLIDLDTKEQKKEWFLKLNPNGRIPILIDNTRSPPHPVMESSAELLYLVSSIDKDHQFWFSDPIEQSEAYQWLIFWHASGQPIQGQYNYFRRNTIDPHATTRFRDEVLRIYQVLEAHLSGKHSCNAREYLAGPGSGKYSIVDINAWAWIRTYRSIGFSEDEIAAWPSLGQWVDRIAERPAVQRGLGEWYDEDVHPELVVRTE; encoded by the exons ATGTCTTCTTTCTACACCGACAAAACCCCCGATCCCGTCAAAAATGCCAAG GGAATCCACCTAATCACCTCCCTGACCCCAAACGGACGAAAAGTCCACATTCTCCTAGAAGAACTCAAGGACGTCTACGGCCTCGAGTGGACAACCAGTCTCATTGACCTAGACacaaaagaacagaaaaaagaatggtTCCTCAAACTCAATCCCAACG GCCGAATCCCCATTCTAATAGACAATACCAGAAGCCCACCCCACCCGGTCATGGAATCCTCCGCAGAACTGCTCTACCTCGTCTCCAGCATCGACAAAGACCACCAATTCTGGTTCTCGGACCCAATCGAACAAAGCGAAGCCTACCAATGGTTGATCTTTTGGCATGCATCGGGGCAACCGATCCAGGGACAATATAATTACTTCCGGAGGAATACGATCGATCCTC ATGCAACGACCCGCTTTAGAGACGAGGTTCTCCGGATTTACCAGGTTCTGGAGGCGCATCTGTCAGGAAAGCATAGTTGCAATGCGCGAGAGTACCTCGCTGGACCCGGTAGTGGGAAGTATAGCATCGTTGACATCAATGCTTGGGCTTGGATTCGGACCTATCGGTCTATTGGGTTCTCGGAGGATGAGATTGCGGCTTGGCCTTCTTTAGGGCAGTGGGTGGATCGTATCGCGGAGAGGCCGGCTGTGCAGCGCGGATTGGGGGAATGgtatgatgaggatgttcaTCCGGAGCTGGTAGTTAGGACGGAGTGA
- a CDS encoding putative C6 transcription factor (unnamed protein product) → MEIQTVVCAQAKPPSATPQSAPAPEKRKRVRRWHHRGFTGCSTCRRRHVRCDEASPSCKNCTRLGLECDGTQGRMTFKVYGPPQAPESSSSPPKKREAKKPISHVLDPTDGNKLIKIEPGEEDESYDALVVSPTTIAESKPMKYRFQEPISPAVFMSSSLDCVDGRYYTHFIDSVATLLLIYDNSININPYRRYFPELARSSPTMANAMQALGALHLANTSRGQQRNLHFQRAMGKYGEVVKSFRTRYTQPDQNLQLTDLATCLLLSLFEMMDSQNHNWNIHLKGAREIYRLLFLPNSDPAKEAQRQAEMNHPLRHFLVSLLSYLDVAGACATSEGTVVEGSYWRTHGGGWEYNLGIPSLSTDTSAENPLLVELRQCWSVMMEIQAAISSFGKAKSEGQMPPEQQDLLYQDLMGRLVQWRLNAPKCIQEVGELDDESLKQYPYPEVLEYAGCIESYEKATVLYLHKVAAADRPDRVPQRALLDMLASRILNLIEKLAKDVGQLAVLWPLFTAGRETRNEREQKFVRETMINLQRFGFKNVEKGLEELEKAWFKQRAFPEGWIDRMEDVRSSILLP, encoded by the exons ATGGAGATCCAAACGGTAGTCTGCGCACAGGCAAAGCCTCCTTCAGCAACCCCGCAATCCGCGCCCGCACctgagaaaaggaagcgGGTTCGCCGATGGCATCACCGGGGGTTTACCGGCTGCTCGACATGTCGTCGACGTCATGTTCGCTGCGACGAGGCTTCCCCGTCGTGCAAGAATTGTACTCGCTTGGGTCTCGAATGTGATGGCACACAAGGACGGATGACCTTCAAGGTCTATGGCCCCCCTCAAGCGCCGGAATCTTCGTCCTCACCACCAAAGAAACGAGAGGCAAAGAAGCCTATCTCGCATGTCCTGGATCCCACCGATGGCAATAAATTGATCAAAATTGAACCcggcgaagaggatgaatcTTACGATGCGCTAGTAGTATCGCCGACCACCATCGCCGAGTCGAAACCAATGAAATATCGATTCCAGGAGCCTATTTCGCCAGCCGTCTTCATGTCGTCTTCATTAGATTGCGTGGACGGTCGCTATTATACTCATTTTATCGACAGTGTGGCAACCTTGCTACTGATCTATGATAACtcaatcaacatcaacccatACAGACGATATTTCCCCGAATTGGCCCGGTCATCGCCAACTATGGCCAACGCGATGCAGGCACTGGGAGCATTACATCTCGCAAACACTTCTAGAGGTCAACAACGGAATCTACACTTTCAACGGGCCATGGGCAAATATGGAGAGGTGGTCAAGTCTTTCCGCACCCGATATACGCAGCCCGACCAGAACCTGCAGTTAACGGACCTCGCCACTTGTTTACTACTCTCTCTTTTCGAA ATGATGGACTCCCAAAACCATAACTGGAACATTCATCTGAAAGGTGCTCGTGAGATATATCGTCTACTCTTCCTCCCGAATAGTGACCCGGCCAAAGAGGCGCAACGCCAAGCCGAAATGAACCACCCACTTCGACACtttctcgtttctcttctttcttaccTTGATGTCGCAGGCGCTTGTGCTACTAGCGAAGGGACTGTAGTTGAGGGCAGCTACTGGAGAACGCATGGTGGCGGCTGGGAATATAACCTGGGTATCCCAAGTTTGTCGACCGATACATCCGCTGAGAATCCCCTTCTGGTGGAACTTCGCCAGTGTTGGTcagtgatgatggagattCAAGCAGCCATCAGTTCTTTCGGGAAGGCAAAAAGCGAGGGGCAGATGCCCCCTGAACAGCAAGACTTGTTGTACCAGGATCTGATGGGACGCCTAGTCCAGTGGCGGCTCAATGCTCCCAAGTGCATCCAAGAAGTTGGCGAACTAGATGACGAGAGCTTAAAGCAATATCCCTACCCAGAGGTCTTGGAATATGCGGGCTGTATCGAGTCGTACGAAAAGGCGACCGTTCTCTACTTGCACAAGGTCGCAGCAGCGGACCGCCCTGATCGTGTTCCCCAAAGAGCCCTTTTAGACATGCTTGCATCGCGAATTTTAAACCTCATTGAGAAACTTGCCAAAGATGTTGGCCAGCTAGCAGTTCTATGGCCTCTGTTTACCGCAGGGCGCGAGACTCGTAATGAGCGCGAGCAGAAATTCGTGCGGGAAACCATGATTAACCTACAACGGTTTGGATTCAAG AACGTCGAAAAGGGCCTCGAAGAACTGGAGAAGGCATGGTTCAAGCAACGCGCATTCCCTGAAGGGTGGATAGACAGGATGGAGGACGTTCGGTCTTCGATTCTCCTTCCGTGA
- a CDS encoding putative amino acid permease (hypothetical protein AOR_1_774134) has translation MVFLYGTGHSPKLRTSYLVTMVFTYITAAVIAEVCSASPSAGSIYLWAAEAGGPRFGRLLGFIVAWWSTTAWTTFCASNTQAAVNYMLSELTVFNVDFPTDTSSVKFRAVQWICTEILLALAAILNFMPPKYFRYVFWFSSMVVLLDFILNIIWLPIGAHNTWGFRTAEEAFMSTYNGTGAPPGWNWCLSYLATAGILIGFDASGHVAEETKNASITAARGIFWSTVVSGIGGLATIILFLFCAPDPDTLFSFGSPQPFVPLYAVVLGRGGHIFMNVICIVALWLVSLTLSYSIHHSPTNQTQNKNTAIAIVAASRLVFAVARDGVLPFSSWVSKVHNGQPRNAVIVVWAVAALVTCTLLPSDVAFTSLVSAAGVPSAAAYGLICLARLICTPKRFPKPQWSLGKWSKPFQFIGVFWNGWVVAVLFSPYAFPVTGANLNYAPIIMAGVTIFALISYFAMPEEAWLPRNRISHFIDSKGAQATVEEVERPSGEDQGTSTPRL, from the exons ATGGTATTTCTGTATGGTACCGGTCACTCACCCAAATTAAGGACGAGTTATCTAGTTACTATGGTCTTCACATATATCACGGCTGCGGTCATTGCGGAGGTATGCTCTGCCTCTCCATCTGCAGGTTCGATTTATCTGTGGGCTGCTGAAGCCGGTGGTCCTCGATTTGGCCGCCTCCTTGGCTTTATCGTCGCATGGTGGAGTACTACCGCATGGACGACATTCTGCGCCAGCAACACCCAAGCGGCTGTGAACTACATGCTCTCG GAGCTGACGGTCTTCAACGTCGACTTCCCCACGGACACATCGAGCGTCAAGTTCCGTGCGGTGCAATGGATCTGCACAGAGATCCTGCTAGCACTGGCTGCCATCTTGAACTTCATGCCGC CCAAATACTTTCGCTATGTGTTCTGGTTCTCATCTATGGTCGTGCTGCTCGATTTCATTCTGAACATCATCTGGCTTCCCATCGGAGCACACAACACCTGGGGTTTCCGAACcgctgaagaagctttcATGTCGACCTACAACGGCACCGGCGCCCCGCCAGGCTGGAACTGGTGTTTGTCCTATCTCGCGACAGCAGGTATCCTGATCGGATTCGACGCATCCGGCCACGTCGCTGAGGAGACCAAAAACGCCTCCATAACTGCCGCGCGAGGCATCTTCTGGAGCACAGTAGTGAGCGGAATTGGAGGACTGGCCACCATCATCCTATTCCTCTTCTGCGCG CCCGACCCAGACACCCTCTTCTCGTTCGGCTCCCCGCAACCATTCGTCCCCCTCTACGCCGTTGTCCTCGGCAGAGGTGGCCACATCTTCATGAACGTCATTTGCATTGTCGCCCTGTGGCTCGTAAGTCTAACCCTCTCCTACTCCATCCATCACAGCCCAACTAACCAAACCCAAAACAAGAACACCGCAATCGCAATCGTAGCCGCCTCGCGTCTCGTCTTCGCCGTAGCCCGCGACGGCGTGCTCCCCTTCTCATCATGGGTCTCTAAAGTCCACAACGGCCAGCCCCGCAACGCCGTGATCGTCGTCTGGGCCGTAGCAGCCCTGGTCACCTGCACGCTCCTCCCCTCCGATGTGGCATTCACATCTCTCGTCTCCGCAGCCGGTGTCCCCAGCGCAGCAGCCTACGGCCTCATCTGTCTCGCCCGTCTCATCTGCACCCCGAAGCGCTTTCCCAAGCCCCAATGGAGCCTCGGGAAGTGGAGCAAGCCGTTCCAGTTCATCGGCGTGTTCTGGAACGGGTGGGTTGTTGCCGTTCTCTTTTCGCCGTATGCGTTTCCCGTTACCGGGGCGAATTTGAATT ATGCTCCCATTATAATGGCTGGTGTTACTATTTTTGCGCTTATTTCGTACTTTGCTATGCCGGAGGAGGCGTGGTTGCCTCGGAACCGCATCTCGCATTTCATCGATAGCAAAGGCGCCCAGGCGActgtggaggaggtggagcGGCCTTCCGGTGAAGATCAGGGAACCAGTACTCCCCGGCTATGA
- a CDS encoding NAD/NADP transhydrogenase beta subunit: MSVSLTLRSALGPCRAASIARPGKSLFAFQHSVIQTRTPYVPYQRNAYERPSVSRWPQVARRSASSSSSPSPVPVVPYSSLTVGVPRETYPNERRVAITPQNVALLLKKGFSRVLIERGAGEAAELLDQAYEQAGATLVDRATVWSQSNIILKVRGPQPGDEIEALQQGSTIISFLYPAQNKQLVDQLASRRVTAFAMDMVPRISRAQTFDALSSMANIAGYKAILEASNQFGRFLTGQVTAAGTIPPSKVLVIGAGVAGLSAIASARRLGAIVRGFDTRPAVREQVQSLGAEFIEVDIQEDGAGQGGYAKEMSKEFIEAEMKLFMEQCREVDIIVTTALIPGKPAPKLITKEMVAAMKPGSVIVDLAAEAGGNCEATVPGQLTKYHDVTVIGYTDLPSRLPTQSSTLYSNNITKYLLSMAPQEKSFGVDLSDEVVRGSIVTLNGEILPPAPRPAPPPTPKVEAAAPAKEQTELALTPWQKATRDVATVTAGMGTTLALGKATGPIFMGNMLTFGLAGLVGYRAVWGVAPALHSPLMSVTNAISGMVGIGGFFIMGGGYLPSTIPEFLGAVSVLLAFVNVSGGFVVTKRMLDMFKRPTDPPEYPWLYAIPALLFGGGFVAAASTGMAGLVQAGYLISSVLCIGSISGLASQQTARRGNILGILGVASGILASLAAVGFSSEVLAQFGAVAGVGSVVGALIGRRITPTGLPQTVAALHSVVGLAAVLTSIGSVLTDVADISTLHMVTAYLGVLIGGVTFTGSIVAFLKLAGRMSSRPTILPGRHVINSTLLGTNLATMSAFISMAPGSPVIAATCLGANTALSFLKGYTTTAAIGGADMPVVITVLNAYSGFALVAEGFMLNNPLLTSIGSLIGVSGSILSYIMCVAMNRSLTNVLFGGIAAPQEAKKIEGQVTQISIDDTVDALANAENVIIVVGYGMAVAKAQYAISEITRMLRAKGVNVRFAIHPVAGRMPGQCNVLLAEASVPYDSKYLLS; encoded by the exons ATGAGTGTTTCCTTGACCCTGAGGTCGGCCTTGGGACCGTGTCGAGCGGCTTCCATCGCCCGCCCAGGGAAATCGCTTTTCGCCTTTCAACACTCCG TTATACAAACCCGGACCCCTTATGTGCCATACCAGCGTAACGCCTACGAAAGACCCTCCGTCTCGCGATGGCCACAGGTCGCCAGGAGAAGTGcgagctcctcttcctctccgtcGCCGGTTCCGGTCGTTCCATACTCCTCTCTGACAGTCGGTGTACCGCGGGAAACGTATCCAAATGAGCGTCGCGTCGCCATTACCCCTCAAAACGTTGCCTTGCTACTCAAAAAGGGCTTCTCACGTGTGTTGATTGAACGCGGCGCTGGAGAGGCAGCCGAGCTCCTGGATCAGGCCTACGAACAAGCCGGGGCCACTCTGGTCGATCGAGCGACAGTATGGTCACAGAGTAATATCATCTTGAAAGTCCGCGGTCCTCAACCGGGCGATGAAATTGAAGCTCTTCAACAAGGCAGCACAATCATCTCGTTTCTGTATCCTGCTCAGAACAAACAGCTGGTGGATCAACTTGCATCCCGCCGTGTGACCGCATTTGCAATGGACATGGTTCCTAGGATTTCCCGTGCTCAGACTTTCGATGCCCTTAG TTCCATGGCCAACATTGCTGGGTATAAAGCTATTCTCGAGGCGTCAAATCAATTCGGTCGCTTCTTGACGGGCCAAGTGACTGCTGCTGG AACG ATCCCCCCTAGTAAAGTCCTAGTTATTGGAGCTGGCGTGGCTGGTTTGAGTGCCATTGCCTCG GCTCGTCGTCTAGGCGCGATCGTTCGTGGATTTGATACTCGCCCAGCCGTCCGTGAACAAGTCCAATCCTTAGGTGCGGAATTCATTGAAGTAGACATACAAGAAGACGGCGCTGGCCAGGGCGGATATGCCAAAGAAATGTCCAAGGAGTTTATCGAAGCCGAGATGAAGCTCTTCATGGAACAATGTCGTGAAGTAGACATCATCGTGACCACTGCTTTGATTCCCGGAAAGCCCGCGCCGAAGCTTATTACCAAAGAG ATGGTCGCCGCTATGAAACCTGGCTCTGTCATTGTCGACCTTGCAGCAGAGGCTGGTGGCAACTGTGAAGCAACTGTCCCCGGACAATTGACCAAGTATCACGATGTCACTGTAATTG GATATACTGATCTACCATCGCGACTACCTACTCAGTCATCTACTCTCTATTCCAACAACATCACAAAGTACCTTCTATCCATGGCACCCCAGGAAAAGTCGTTCGGTGTTGATTTATCCGACGAGGTTGTCCGCGGCTCAATCGTCACACTCAATGGAGAAATACTCCCTCCGGCACCACGACCAGCTCCGCCACCCACGCCGAAAGTAGAAGCAGCAGCTCCAGCAAAGGAACAAACGGAACTGGCACTGACGCCTTGGCAAAAGGCAACACGTGATGTGGCGACTGTCACCGCTGGCATGGGAACTACTCTGGCATTAGGAAAAGCAACTGGCCCTATCTTTATGGGCAACATGCTGACTTTCGGGCTTGCTGGCCTTGTTGGCTACCGTGCCGTGTGGGGAGTCGCGCCTGCCCTTCATTCTCCGCTCATGAGTGTCACAAACGCAATTTCGG GTATGGTTGGTATTGGTGGCTTCTTCATCATGGGCGGAGGTTATCTGCCTAGCACAATCCCAGAGTTCCTTGGAGCCGTCTCGGTGCTTTTAGCATTTGTCAATGTATCTGGAGGATTTGTGGTGACAAAGCGCATGCTAGACATGTTTAAGC GTCCCACTGATCCACCTGAATACCCGTGGCTGTATGCAATACCAGCTCTTCTATTTGGCGGGGGATTTGTTGCTGCGGCTAGTACGGGCATGGCCGGGTTGGTACAAGCCGGATATCTGATTAGTAGTGTCCTCTGCATTG GGTCAATCTCTGGCCTAGCATCGCAGCAAACTGCCAGACGAGGGAACATACTTGGAATTCTGGGTGTAGCGTCCGGAATACTCGCATCTCTCGCAGCTGTAGGATTTTCATCTGAAGTGTTAGCTCAGTTCGGCGCTGTCGCCGGTGTCGGATCTGTAGTCG GAGCATTGATAGGTCGCCGTATTACACCTACCGGACTTCCCCAAACAGTTGCGGCATTGCATTCCGTCGTTGGATTGGCAGCGGTGCTCACAAGTATCGGAAGTGTGCTTACTGATGTTGCAGACATTTCAACGCTGCACATGGTCACAGCATACCTTGGCGTTCTGATAG GCGGCGTCACATTTACCGGGTCCATTGTAGCGTTCCTGAAGCTAGCAGGCCGCATGTCATCAAGGCCTACTATTCTTCCTGGGCGACATGTGATAAACTCCACACTGCTAGGCACCAATTTGGCCACGATGAGTGCATTTATTTCCATGGCCCCAGGCTCCCCTGTCATTGCGGCTACGTGTCTCGGTGCAAACACCGCACTCAGCTTTCTGAAGGGTTACACGACAACCGCTGCCATTGGCGGGGCAGATATGC CTGTTGTCATCACCGTCCTAAATGCGTACTCTGGCTTTGCCCTGGTAGCGGAGGGTTTTATGCTCAACAATCCGCTTCTGACGAGCATAGGGTCTTTGATCGGCGTAAGCGGTTCTATTCTGTCATACATTATG TGCGTCGCTATGAATCGATCTCTCACCAATGTGCTTTTCGGTGGGATTGCAGCTCCCcaagaagcaaagaaaatcgagGGTCAAGTTACACAAATCTCTATTGATGACACGGTAGACGCACTTGCAAACGCAGAGAACGTCATTATT GTCGTTGGGTATGGCATGGCGGTGGCAAAAGCACAGTACGCGATTTCTGAGATCACACGTATGTTACGCGCGAAAGGGGTCAATGTCCGCTTTGCAATTCACCCGGTTGCTGGACGAATGCCTGGACAGTGTAATGTACTACTCGCGGAGGCCTCGGTGCCCTACGACAGTAAGTATCTCTTGTCTTAG
- a CDS encoding ankyrin repeat-containing domain protein, whose product MSLLDLPTELLLLIIRNLVNDKDISAFVQTNSFLYDSLSDHLYQNNALRHNGSALLWAAEHGVPQAALRSLRNGGHIERCTLSCHTPLSLATGNGNEELVRILLAHGADINHLYPSPGSIIKNETALMKAASAGHDVIVQLLLDHGAPIDWSPKYEKTPICLAAEAGRLSTVRLLLTRGANPRLPKSNLADTPLAVAVSHGYPEIVELLIQHGANVRHQNRNGNTLLSDAVEKQHWETAKVLLKHGAKVDKKDSCGLNALTNAARSNNIAGARLLIEHGAQVNADSWLGETPLFAAARRGYEDMAKLLINNGADINSLSKLVSHEHPSVYEKLGKLSRRKGVDYSYTLSIPVTPLLVAAANGNGAMCRLLIDNGAEVNYETLTAMTLECLAEAYGYHEIKSLIEKATSGQESESTV is encoded by the coding sequence ATGAGTCTGCTCGATTTACCTACAGAATTACTTTTGTTAATCATTCGAAACCTTGTAAACGACAAGGACATTAGCGCATTCGTCCAAACCAATTCCTTTTTGTATGACTCACTGTCAGACCATCTCTATCAAAACAATGCCCTGCGACATAACGGCAGTGCGTTACTGTGGGCAGCGGAGCACGGCGTACCTCAAGCAGCCCTCCGCTCACTTAGAAATGGAGGACATATCGAACGCTGCACCCTATCCTGCCACACCCCGCTATCGTTAGCAACAGGAAACGGCAACGAAGAGTTAGTCCGCATACTTCTTGCGCATGGGGCCGACATCAACCACCTGTACCCTTCTCCGGGCTCCATTATCAAAAATGAGACAGCTCTGATGAAAGCAGCATCTGCTGGACATGATGTGATAGTTCAGCTGTTGCTTGATCACGGTGCCCCTATCGACTGGAGCCCGAAATACGAGAAGACTCCCATCTGCCTAGCCGCTGAGGCCGGGCGACTCAGTACAGTCAGGTTGCTTCTCACGCGTGGAGCAAATCCCAGGCTCCCCAAGTCCAACCTAGCAGATACCCCACTTGCAGTTGCCGTAAGTCATGGGTATCCAGAGATTGTCGAGCTCCTTATCCAACATGGTGCGAATGTCCGCCATCAAAATAGAAACGGGAACACACTTCTCTCAGATGCGGTGGAGAAACAGCATTGGGAAACCGCTAAAGTTCTTCTTAAACATGGCGCCAAGGTCGATAAGAAAGACTCCTGTGGTTTGAATGCGCTGACCAACGCGGCAAGGAGTAATAACATAGCAGGAGCTCGACTATTGATTGAACATGGAGCCCAAGTCAACGCCGATAGCTGGCTTGGAGAGACGCCTCTCTTTGCGGCTGCAAGACGAGGTTATGAAGATATGGCCAAGCTGCTAATTAACAATGGCGCCGACATCAACTCTCTGAGTAAGCTTGTATCTCACGAGCATCCTTCGGTATATGAGAAATTGGGCAAATTATCACGAAGGAAGGGTGTCGACTACAGTTACACGCTATCCATTCCGGTGACACCGCTGTTAGTGGCTGCTGCAAATGGTAATGGAGCAATGTGTCGGCTTCTAATAGATAATGGCGCGGAGGTTAATTATGAGACCTTGACGGCGATGACACTTGAATGCCTTGCAGAGGCCTACGGCTACCATGAGATAAAGAGTCTTATCGAGAAAGCTACTTCTGGCCAGGAATCGGAGTCTACAGTGTAA
- a CDS encoding uncharacterized protein (expressed protein): protein MPSGIAKRAQQVIKECLPDLNVGINKTKPHALHPETYIGPLVPWNDFEKEARQHLVALSLGNGGPVLGFRSIEKPALLAIEQFVVGDEMGVQGRFTERLSQAMTAILAATGSRTRFGDYKATSDRCIRGKVPDVVIMDHNNLLRAGGELKTPWINQHNLESACRDDHDLRRLLGMHKPGRIVGNITDLWNKANPSSTCLPRI from the coding sequence ATGCCAAGCGGAATTGCGAAACGGGCCCAGCAGGTCATTAAGGAGTGTCTGCCAGATCTAAATGTCGGAATCAACAAGACTAAACCCCATGCCTTACATCCCGAGACCTACATCGGGCCATTGGTCCCTTGGAACGACTTTGAGAAAGAGGCCAGGCAGCATCTTGTAGCATTGAGCCTTGGGAACGGAGGGCCAGTACTGGGCTTTAGATCGATTGAAAAACCGGCCTTGTTAGCTATCGAGCAATTCGTTGTGGGGGACGAGATGGGGGTGCAAGGTAGATTTACCGAGAGGCTGTCGCAGGCAATGACAGCCATCCTCGCAGCGACTGGATCAAGAACACGCTTCGGGGACTATAAGGCAACCAGTGACAGATGCATCAGAGGAAAAGTCCCCGATGTGGTCATTATGGACCACAATAATCTGCTCCGTGCCGGCGGGGAGTTAAAAACGCCGTGGATCAACCAGCACAATCTCGAAAGTGCATGCAGAGATGACCATGACCTGCGGCGGCTCCTTGGTATGCACAAACCTGGGCGAATCGTGGGCAATATCACTGACTTGTGGAACAAGGCCAACCCGTCGAGTACATGTTTACCGCGAATCTAA